A single window of Papio anubis isolate 15944 chromosome 8, Panubis1.0, whole genome shotgun sequence DNA harbors:
- the LY6L gene encoding lymphocyte antigen 6L, translating to MEGLVLALCALPLAAASAVCATMPARNLSCYQCFKVSSWRQCPPTACSPLDQVCISNEVVVSFEWSVHTLLSKRCAPRCPNTNTKFEWTPAPTVQGVITRRCCSGALCNRAPTPQEGRWALQGGLLLQVGLGFLRALL from the exons ATGGAGGGGCTCGTCCTAGCCCTGTGTGCCCTCCCGCTGGCTGCCGCGTCTGCTGTCTGTGCCACGATGCCGG CTCGGAACCTGAGCTGCTACCAGTGCTTCAAGGTGAGCAGCTGGAGGCAGTGCCCGCCCACCGCGTGCAGCCCGCTGGACCAAGTCTGCATCTCCAACGAGGTGGTCGTCTCTTTTG AATGGAGCGTACACACCCTGCTCAGCAAACGCTGTGCTCCCAGATGTCCCAACACCAACACGAAGTTTGAATGGACGCCAGCCCCCACGGTGCAAGGCGTGATAACTAGGCGCTGCTGTTCCGGGGCTCTCTGCAACAGGGCACCAACCCCACAGGAGGGGCGCTGGGCCCTGCAAGGGGGGCTCCTGCTCCAGGTGGGCCTCGGCTTCCTCAGGGCCCTGTTGTGA